A stretch of Kaistella flava (ex Peng et al. 2021) DNA encodes these proteins:
- the ruvB gene encoding Holliday junction branch migration DNA helicase RuvB, translated as MTDFLHPDQENFSEDELILEEKIRPQSFQDFAGQRKTLDNLEVFVAAAKNRGGALDHVLLHGPPGLGKTTLANIIANELGVGCKITSGPVLDKPGSLAGLLTNLEENDVLFIDEIHRLSPIVEEYLYSAMEDYKIDIMLESGPNARSVQIGLNPFTLVGATTRSGMLTKPMLARFGIQSRLEYYTIELLSMIIERSARVLDVKIYEDAALEIARRSRGTPRIANALLRRVRDFAEIKGNGEIEINITKFALNSLNVDEFGLDDMDNRIMRVMIENFRGKPVGISALATSIGENPETLEEVYEPFLIQEGFIIRTPRGREVTEKAYKHLNIAIPRKPDELF; from the coding sequence ATGACCGATTTTTTGCATCCCGATCAAGAAAATTTTTCCGAGGATGAATTAATTTTAGAAGAGAAAATCCGTCCGCAGAGTTTTCAGGATTTTGCCGGTCAGCGCAAAACTTTGGATAATTTAGAAGTGTTTGTAGCTGCGGCGAAAAACCGTGGCGGCGCATTGGATCACGTTCTTTTACACGGTCCACCCGGATTGGGGAAAACGACTTTAGCAAATATTATCGCAAATGAATTGGGAGTTGGCTGCAAAATAACGTCGGGTCCTGTTTTGGATAAACCCGGAAGTTTGGCGGGATTGCTCACGAATTTAGAAGAGAATGATGTTTTATTTATCGATGAAATTCATAGACTTTCTCCGATTGTAGAAGAGTATTTATATTCGGCGATGGAAGATTATAAAATCGATATCATGCTGGAAAGTGGTCCGAATGCGAGAAGTGTTCAGATTGGTTTGAATCCTTTTACGTTAGTTGGTGCAACAACAAGAAGCGGAATGTTGACCAAACCGATGTTGGCGAGATTCGGAATTCAATCACGATTAGAATATTACACAATTGAACTTTTATCAATGATTATTGAAAGAAGTGCGCGAGTTTTAGATGTCAAAATCTACGAAGATGCTGCGTTGGAAATTGCCAGAAGAAGTCGTGGAACGCCGAGAATTGCAAATGCACTTTTGAGAAGAGTTCGTGATTTTGCTGAGATTAAAGGAAATGGTGAAATTGAAATTAATATTACGAAATTTGCTTTGAACTCATTAAATGTTGATGAATTCGGATTGGATGATATGGACAATAGAATTATGCGAGTAATGATTGAAAATTTCCGTGGGAAACCGGTGGGGATCTCTGCGCTGGCAACTTCGATTGGAGAGAATCCGGAAACTTTGGAAGAAGTTTATGAACCGTTTTTGATTCAGGAAGGTTTTATTATTCGAACTCCGAGAGGAAGGGAAGTGACGGAGAAAGCGTATAAACATTTGAATATTGCGATTCCTAGAAAGCCGGATGAACTTTTTTAA
- the paaC gene encoding 1,2-phenylacetyl-CoA epoxidase subunit PaaC yields the protein MNPLFNYTLKLADDTLIFGQRLGELCGQGPYLEEDIALTNIALDYLGQSNNFYKYAAQIQDLGKSEDDLAFLRLEKEYLNCQLTELPNGDYAQTILKVYFFSVYQKILYTELMKSTDEQISAIAEKSLKEVKYHYTHTSTWIKMFAGGTEESKTRLKNAVEHLWEYTGGMFAETPGEEDLAKLEIVPNGKQIKELWKKTVAEDFQNFGIAIPESDFMQKGSRTGYHTEYFGFILCELQFMQRTYPNCAW from the coding sequence ATGAATCCACTTTTTAATTATACTTTAAAATTAGCCGATGACACTTTGATTTTTGGTCAAAGGTTGGGCGAACTTTGCGGACAGGGACCTTATCTGGAAGAAGATATCGCCTTGACGAATATCGCTTTAGATTATCTCGGACAGTCCAATAATTTTTATAAATACGCAGCACAAATTCAGGATCTTGGAAAATCAGAAGATGATTTGGCTTTCTTGCGTTTGGAAAAAGAATATCTGAATTGTCAGTTGACGGAACTTCCAAATGGTGATTATGCACAGACGATTTTGAAGGTTTACTTCTTTTCGGTTTATCAGAAAATTCTTTATACAGAATTAATGAAAAGCACCGATGAACAAATTTCTGCGATTGCCGAAAAATCTTTGAAAGAAGTAAAATACCATTACACGCATACTTCAACCTGGATCAAAATGTTTGCAGGTGGAACTGAAGAAAGTAAAACCCGTTTGAAAAATGCAGTTGAACATCTTTGGGAATATACCGGCGGAATGTTTGCAGAAACTCCAGGCGAAGAAGATTTAGCAAAATTAGAAATCGTTCCCAACGGAAAACAAATTAAGGAACTTTGGAAAAAAACAGTTGCTGAAGATTTCCAAAATTTCGGAATAGCAATTCCGGAAAGTGACTTTATGCAAAAAGGTTCCAGAACTGGTTATCACACCGAATATTTCGGATTTATTTTATGTGAATTGCAGTTTATGCAAAGAACTTATCCGAATTGCGCTTGGTAA
- the hutI gene encoding imidazolonepropionase has translation MKLIGPFKQIVTLANLPLRGKLSDHQLEIINDGGLLIKDGKVENTGSFQELKEQFPNIEIENIEGEQICLPAFVDSHTHICFGGNRANDFAMRNAGKTYLEIAESGGGIWSSVQHTRIASEEELLKTTLERINYLISLGITTIEIKSGYGLDVENELKMLRVIKKAQTFTKATLVPTCLSAHLKPRDFEGSSEEYLNYIIDEILPKVKEENLAKRVDIFIEKSAFLPEESKEFLLKAKELGFEITVHADQFTSGSSRIAVEVGAKSADHLEATIDEDIEFIAQSETVATALPGASLGLGEKFTPARKILDAGGILAIASDWNPGSAPMGNLITQASILATFEKLSTAEVLAGITFRSAFALSSNDRGTLEKGKKADFVTFKTDNFQNILYQQGSLKAETIYIDGEKQSS, from the coding sequence ATGAAATTAATTGGTCCTTTCAAACAAATTGTTACGCTTGCCAATCTTCCATTGCGCGGAAAACTTTCAGATCATCAACTTGAAATCATCAATGATGGTGGACTTTTAATTAAAGATGGTAAAGTAGAAAATACAGGTTCTTTTCAAGAATTAAAAGAACAATTTCCAAATATCGAAATCGAAAACATTGAAGGTGAACAAATTTGTTTACCGGCTTTTGTAGATTCGCACACGCATATTTGTTTTGGTGGAAATCGCGCCAATGATTTTGCCATGCGAAACGCTGGGAAAACGTATTTAGAAATCGCAGAAAGTGGCGGCGGAATTTGGAGTTCTGTTCAGCATACCAGAATTGCGAGCGAAGAGGAATTACTAAAAACGACTTTAGAAAGAATTAATTATCTGATTTCATTAGGAATTACGACGATTGAAATAAAATCCGGTTACGGTTTAGATGTTGAAAACGAATTGAAAATGTTGCGTGTCATTAAAAAAGCACAAACTTTTACCAAAGCGACTTTAGTTCCAACTTGTCTTTCTGCGCATTTAAAACCAAGAGATTTTGAAGGAAGTTCAGAAGAATATCTAAATTATATTATTGATGAAATTTTACCAAAAGTAAAAGAAGAAAATCTTGCAAAACGCGTCGATATTTTCATCGAAAAATCCGCTTTTCTACCCGAAGAAAGCAAAGAATTTTTATTAAAAGCAAAAGAATTAGGTTTTGAAATCACCGTTCATGCCGATCAATTCACCTCAGGAAGTTCAAGAATTGCGGTGGAAGTTGGTGCAAAATCAGCCGATCATTTGGAAGCAACGATTGATGAAGATATCGAGTTTATAGCACAATCTGAAACTGTTGCAACTGCGCTTCCGGGAGCAAGTTTAGGTTTAGGAGAAAAGTTTACGCCTGCCAGAAAAATTTTAGATGCTGGTGGAATTTTAGCCATCGCCTCCGATTGGAATCCTGGTTCTGCTCCGATGGGAAATTTAATTACTCAAGCGAGTATTTTAGCGACTTTTGAAAAATTATCAACGGCTGAAGTTTTGGCAGGAATTACTTTCCGTTCGGCTTTTGCGTTGAGTTCAAATGACCGCGGAACTTTAGAAAAAGGAAAGAAAGCAGATTTCGTTACTTTTAAAACAGATAATTTCCAGAACATTCTTTATCAACAGGGAAGTTTGAAAGCCGAAACCATTTATATTGACGGAGAAAAACAATCATCATGA
- a CDS encoding 3-hydroxyacyl-CoA dehydrogenase NAD-binding domain-containing protein, giving the protein MNKIGIIGSGTMGIGIAQVAATSGCEVFLYDANSAQTAKSIASLKKVLDRLVEKQKISSGKSEDIFNKIKPCSELQDFKDCDLVIEAIIENKEIKTKVFQSLEEIVSDDCIISSNTSSISITSLSSELKNPKRFIGIHFFNPAPLMPLVEVIPGLLTEKTLAFEITALMESWGKIPVIAKDVPGFIVNRIARPFYGEALRIAEENIATPEQIDDAMRTLGNFKMGPFELMDLIGIDVNFSVTKTVYADYFFDPKYKPSLLQQRMSEAKLHGRKTGKGFYDYSENAQKPAPEKDEELYQEIFMRILSMLINEAVEAKRLGIANDEAIELAMQKGVNYPKGLLQWGFDIGLDKVSETLQKLYDEYQEERYRQSPLLRKM; this is encoded by the coding sequence ATGAATAAAATAGGAATTATAGGTTCTGGAACCATGGGAATTGGGATTGCGCAAGTTGCAGCAACTTCCGGATGTGAGGTTTTTTTATATGATGCTAATTCAGCACAAACAGCAAAATCTATAGCAAGTCTAAAAAAGGTTCTGGATAGATTGGTTGAAAAACAAAAAATATCTTCAGGAAAAAGTGAAGATATTTTTAATAAAATAAAACCTTGTTCGGAACTTCAGGATTTTAAAGATTGCGATTTGGTGATCGAAGCCATTATTGAAAACAAAGAAATCAAAACCAAAGTTTTTCAAAGTTTAGAAGAAATTGTTTCTGACGATTGTATTATTTCGAGTAATACTTCTTCTATTTCGATTACTTCCCTTTCTTCAGAATTAAAGAATCCCAAACGTTTTATTGGAATTCATTTTTTCAATCCAGCTCCTTTGATGCCTTTGGTGGAAGTTATTCCGGGACTTTTAACGGAGAAAACTCTGGCATTCGAAATTACGGCCTTAATGGAAAGTTGGGGGAAAATCCCGGTGATTGCGAAAGATGTTCCCGGATTTATTGTGAACAGAATTGCGCGTCCGTTTTATGGTGAAGCGCTAAGAATTGCGGAAGAAAATATCGCCACACCAGAACAGATCGATGATGCGATGCGCACTTTAGGTAATTTCAAAATGGGTCCTTTTGAACTCATGGATCTTATTGGAATTGATGTTAATTTCTCTGTAACAAAAACCGTTTACGCTGATTATTTTTTCGACCCGAAATACAAACCGAGTTTGCTTCAACAAAGAATGAGCGAGGCAAAATTACATGGTAGAAAAACCGGAAAAGGATTTTACGATTATTCCGAAAATGCTCAAAAACCCGCTCCCGAAAAAGATGAAGAATTGTATCAAGAAATCTTTATGCGAATTTTATCAATGTTAATTAATGAAGCCGTAGAAGCAAAACGACTCGGAATCGCCAACGATGAAGCGATTGAATTAGCGATGCAAAAGGGCGTGAATTATCCGAAAGGTTTATTGCAATGGGGATTT
- a CDS encoding MFS transporter: MFSTPQKQRIALSAFFFLSGLCFSSWASRIPTIKAIFNLTEGDLGNLLMIMPASAIVGIPLSGWLVAKYDSRIPLQLASVLFLLSLFSIGWGFSLVGLVISLVIFSIALRIINVAINTQSLSIQEKFEKRIVGKFHGVWSIGGILGVLFSTIMIKYDISIFWHFLMIMLFGFLIIICMFPFLLKNDKAKTSSPFKFQKPSKYISLLGFIVFFAAVCEGGMYDWNGVYLKEIVNQEVFTYGYLLFMVCMTISRLTIDNLMGRFGMQKLYITSSILIISGVLLATLFPFLTPVLIGFCMVGFGVSGLYPMTFILAGKAKKYSVPIVISIISTYSTVGMFLGPPIIGYLASAFGLQKAFITFIFAGLMFIPLSKFVFDHLKKTN, encoded by the coding sequence ATGTTTTCAACACCTCAAAAGCAAAGAATTGCACTATCGGCCTTTTTCTTTTTATCTGGACTTTGTTTTTCTAGCTGGGCTTCCAGAATTCCCACCATCAAAGCAATTTTTAATCTTACGGAAGGGGATTTAGGAAATTTATTAATGATCATGCCTGCAAGTGCCATCGTCGGAATTCCTCTTTCGGGCTGGCTTGTCGCAAAATACGACAGCAGAATTCCGCTGCAGTTAGCCAGCGTATTATTTCTATTATCTCTATTTTCTATAGGTTGGGGATTTTCACTGGTTGGACTTGTAATCTCGTTGGTTATATTCTCGATAGCGCTCCGAATTATTAATGTTGCAATTAATACGCAATCACTTTCTATTCAGGAAAAATTTGAAAAGAGAATCGTGGGGAAATTTCACGGAGTTTGGAGCATTGGAGGTATTTTAGGCGTACTCTTTTCTACGATCATGATCAAATATGATATTTCGATTTTCTGGCATTTTCTGATGATCATGCTGTTTGGGTTCTTAATAATTATCTGCATGTTTCCTTTTCTTCTTAAAAATGACAAAGCCAAAACAAGTAGTCCTTTCAAATTCCAAAAACCCAGCAAATATATTTCCTTATTAGGATTCATCGTCTTTTTCGCCGCAGTTTGTGAGGGTGGAATGTACGACTGGAATGGAGTCTATTTAAAAGAAATTGTTAACCAGGAAGTTTTCACGTATGGCTATCTATTGTTCATGGTTTGCATGACGATTTCCAGATTAACGATCGATAATTTGATGGGACGATTTGGTATGCAAAAACTGTACATTACAAGTTCTATTCTTATCATTTCGGGAGTTCTTCTCGCAACGCTTTTCCCTTTTCTTACCCCAGTTCTTATTGGTTTTTGCATGGTAGGATTTGGTGTTTCCGGACTTTATCCAATGACTTTTATTCTGGCTGGGAAAGCCAAAAAATATTCGGTTCCGATTGTGATTTCTATTATTAGTACCTATTCAACCGTTGGAATGTTTTTAGGACCACCGATTATTGGTTATCTTGCAAGTGCATTTGGATTGCAAAAAGCATTTATCACTTTTATTTTCGCTGGGTTGATGTTTATTCCACTTTCCAAATTCGTTTTTGATCATTTAAAGAAGACCAATTAG
- a CDS encoding MBL fold metallo-hydrolase, with amino-acid sequence MKLYPIQCGKFKLDGGAMFGVVPKTLWQRTNPADENNLIELGTRSLLVEDGKKLILIDCGLGNKQDDKFFGHYSLFGDDTLDKNLKKYGFVKEDITDVFLTHLHFDHCGGAIEWNDDRTGYQSAFKNAHFWTNEEHWKWATEPNPREKASFLKENILPMQESGQLNFLPTPKSGNYGFAPDLKMDVIFVDGHTEKQMLPVIQYQEKTIVFAADLIPTVGHIPQVYVMGYDTRPLLTMEEKAKFLKQCVDNDYLLFFEHDAHNELASLKMTEKGIRLDQTFSMNEVFGY; translated from the coding sequence ATGAAACTCTATCCTATACAGTGCGGAAAATTTAAGTTAGATGGTGGTGCCATGTTTGGTGTTGTGCCGAAAACTCTTTGGCAACGGACTAATCCGGCTGATGAAAATAATTTGATTGAATTGGGAACGCGTTCGCTTTTGGTGGAAGACGGTAAAAAACTGATTCTCATCGATTGTGGTTTGGGAAATAAACAGGATGATAAATTCTTTGGTCATTACTCACTTTTTGGCGATGATACTTTGGATAAAAACCTGAAAAAATATGGTTTTGTAAAAGAAGATATTACTGATGTTTTTTTGACGCATCTTCATTTTGACCATTGTGGTGGCGCAATCGAGTGGAATGACGACCGAACCGGTTACCAATCAGCTTTTAAGAACGCCCATTTCTGGACGAACGAAGAACATTGGAAATGGGCAACTGAACCGAATCCAAGAGAAAAGGCAAGTTTTTTGAAGGAAAATATTCTGCCAATGCAGGAAAGCGGACAGTTGAATTTTTTACCAACTCCGAAAAGTGGTAATTATGGTTTCGCTCCAGATTTGAAAATGGATGTTATTTTTGTTGATGGACATACGGAAAAACAAATGCTTCCCGTGATTCAGTATCAGGAAAAAACGATAGTTTTCGCCGCAGATTTAATTCCGACTGTTGGGCATATTCCACAGGTTTATGTGATGGGTTATGATACTCGTCCACTTTTGACAATGGAAGAAAAAGCGAAGTTTTTGAAACAATGTGTTGATAATGATTATCTGTTGTTTTTTGAACATGATGCGCACAACGAATTGGCAAGTTTAAAAATGACCGAAAAAGGTATTCGGTTAGACCAAACTTTCAGCATGAATGAAGTTTTTGGATATTAA
- a CDS encoding enoyl-CoA hydratase-related protein, giving the protein MYTQLEIESHLDGKLQIAYLNDEKTYNSLNKTLLSELKNFIHDGSRDENVRCLAISGRGKAFCSGQNLKDAMSFSDPDEDRVIQRMVIDFYNPLVKEIANARKPVISLVNGPAVGAGAMLALICDIALATESSYFSQAFVNIGLIPDTGGTYWLPKLLGRQQANYLAFTGKKLSAKEAKDLGLIADVFEDENFMENAMGVLTQISNLPTKAIALTKKAFNESYDNSLSKQLDIEGILQQEAAESEDFMEGVSAFLEKRIPEYKGK; this is encoded by the coding sequence ATGTACACACAACTCGAAATAGAATCTCACCTTGATGGGAAATTGCAAATCGCTTATCTGAACGACGAGAAAACTTATAACAGTTTAAATAAAACCTTACTTTCTGAACTCAAAAATTTCATTCATGACGGAAGTCGTGATGAAAATGTTCGTTGTCTGGCTATTTCAGGTCGTGGAAAAGCTTTTTGCTCCGGACAAAATTTGAAAGACGCCATGTCTTTCAGCGATCCAGACGAAGATCGAGTAATTCAGAGAATGGTTATTGATTTTTATAATCCTTTGGTGAAAGAAATTGCCAACGCCAGAAAACCAGTTATTTCTTTGGTGAATGGTCCTGCAGTTGGCGCTGGTGCAATGTTAGCTTTAATTTGCGACATCGCTTTGGCGACGGAATCTTCTTATTTTTCTCAAGCGTTTGTCAACATCGGATTAATTCCTGACACCGGCGGAACATATTGGTTACCAAAACTTTTAGGAAGACAGCAAGCCAATTATTTGGCGTTTACAGGAAAAAAACTGTCAGCGAAAGAAGCAAAAGATTTAGGATTAATTGCTGACGTTTTCGAAGATGAAAACTTCATGGAAAATGCGATGGGAGTTTTAACTCAAATTTCAAATTTACCGACGAAAGCAATTGCTTTGACAAAAAAAGCCTTCAACGAATCTTACGACAACAGTTTAAGTAAACAACTGGATATCGAAGGGATTCTCCAACAGGAAGCTGCAGAATCAGAAGATTTCATGGAAGGAGTTTCTGCATTTTTAGAAAAAAGAATACCTGAATATAAAGGAAAGTAA
- the paaB gene encoding 1,2-phenylacetyl-CoA epoxidase subunit PaaB: MSNLDMWEVFIQTKPGLSHKHAGTVQAATAEMALQGARDVYTRRMEGTSIWVVPSKYLVTSEGVDKEAFFDPADDKLYRHPTFYEIPNDVKNM; encoded by the coding sequence ATGAGCAACTTAGATATGTGGGAAGTTTTCATCCAGACAAAACCGGGACTTTCCCATAAACACGCAGGAACAGTGCAAGCTGCGACGGCGGAAATGGCACTTCAAGGAGCAAGAGATGTGTACACCAGAAGAATGGAAGGAACCTCAATTTGGGTTGTTCCAAGTAAATATTTGGTGACTTCAGAAGGCGTTGATAAAGAAGCATTTTTCGATCCGGCAGACGATAAACTCTATCGCCATCCGACTTTTTACGAAATCCCAAATGATGTGAAAAACATGTAA
- a CDS encoding GLPGLI family protein, whose amino-acid sequence MRKLIIPLFILIINFTFAQTKQFIYDYISVPDSTQKAANFSAIMVLNIDKEKSEYFNYEKYVSDSTIHSEIKDGSYFLKPPAPPQKRNKIISRSRVIKKNNSNTIEYITQISETDYSVHQTIDLKWKLLPEYISVLDYNAQKATTEFGGRKWIAWFTKDIPFQDGPYKFKGLPGLIVKIEDESKSHQFELKGIKNLNDSFVYPDNSDDIQIMIPHAKFAKAFKENRKYPAIALKKRFPNIEAAEMIKNIEKDMLEDLKKDNNIIEIDLIK is encoded by the coding sequence ATGAGAAAATTAATTATACCATTATTTATTTTAATAATAAATTTCACTTTTGCGCAAACAAAACAGTTTATTTACGATTATATTTCTGTACCTGATTCTACGCAAAAAGCAGCTAATTTCTCCGCAATAATGGTATTAAATATTGATAAAGAAAAGTCTGAATATTTCAATTACGAAAAGTATGTTTCAGATTCTACAATACATTCAGAAATTAAAGATGGTTCCTACTTTCTTAAACCACCAGCTCCGCCGCAAAAAAGAAATAAAATAATTTCAAGAAGTCGGGTAATTAAAAAAAATAATTCTAATACCATTGAATATATTACACAGATTTCTGAAACTGATTATTCGGTTCATCAAACTATTGACTTAAAATGGAAACTTTTACCAGAATACATCTCGGTTTTAGACTATAATGCTCAAAAAGCTACCACAGAATTTGGTGGCAGAAAATGGATTGCTTGGTTCACAAAAGATATTCCTTTTCAAGATGGTCCTTACAAATTCAAAGGTTTGCCAGGCTTAATTGTAAAAATAGAAGACGAATCTAAAAGTCATCAATTTGAATTAAAGGGGATAAAAAATTTGAATGATAGTTTTGTTTACCCGGACAATTCTGATGACATTCAAATCATGATACCTCATGCAAAATTTGCAAAAGCATTTAAAGAAAATCGAAAATATCCTGCTATCGCTCTGAAGAAGCGATTTCCTAATATTGAAGCTGCAGAAATGATTAAAAATATTGAAAAAGATATGCTGGAAGACCTTAAGAAAGACAATAACATCATCGAAATTGATTTAATTAAATAA
- a CDS encoding DUF695 domain-containing protein, producing MTELIKLNKSTYQEFWKWFETKEKDFFNVVKERQNIDGNFLDIILPQLKELNENFFILVGMSDDSKAELIITVDGNLKEIVYAEELIAESPKLENWKFTALKPELEIDKISLKMGDYIFNKENIYFYSNDDEDYPDEIDLVFVHEDFNDQNESDVINGTYLFIDSYLGELNFLAQIDNFRIAGKSEAEKELIPIEKLKDFLSWREREFTEKYEDAKIETSEDSYSLLEGTLESGFPLLATVNVDLLQWDQKASHPWISVLRIEYQGDEDNGFPDDKDYDLFNLIEDEMMLELKNDEGNLNLGRETAENIREIYFVSRDFRKISKVLAETVQKYPDYRMTFEIYKDKYWQSFERYGIH from the coding sequence ATGACTGAATTAATAAAACTAAACAAATCCACTTATCAGGAGTTTTGGAAGTGGTTTGAAACCAAGGAAAAAGATTTTTTCAACGTAGTAAAAGAGCGTCAAAATATTGATGGAAATTTTTTAGATATTATTCTACCGCAGTTGAAAGAACTGAATGAAAACTTCTTCATCCTCGTGGGAATGTCTGATGATTCAAAAGCAGAACTCATTATCACCGTTGATGGAAATCTTAAAGAAATCGTTTACGCCGAAGAACTTATTGCTGAATCTCCAAAGCTTGAAAATTGGAAATTCACTGCACTAAAACCAGAATTGGAAATTGACAAAATCAGCCTCAAAATGGGCGATTATATTTTTAACAAAGAAAATATTTATTTCTATTCAAATGATGACGAAGATTATCCTGATGAAATTGATTTGGTTTTTGTTCATGAAGATTTTAATGATCAAAATGAAAGTGACGTAATTAATGGAACTTATCTGTTTATTGATAGTTATTTAGGTGAACTCAATTTCCTTGCTCAAATTGATAATTTTAGAATCGCAGGAAAAAGTGAGGCTGAAAAAGAACTGATTCCCATCGAAAAACTGAAAGATTTTTTGAGTTGGCGTGAAAGAGAATTTACCGAAAAATACGAAGACGCAAAAATTGAAACGTCTGAAGATTCCTATTCTTTACTAGAAGGAACTTTGGAAAGTGGATTTCCGTTGCTCGCTACCGTAAATGTCGATTTATTGCAGTGGGATCAAAAAGCGTCGCATCCCTGGATTTCGGTTTTAAGAATTGAATATCAAGGTGATGAAGACAATGGTTTTCCGGATGATAAAGATTATGACCTGTTTAATTTGATTGAAGATGAAATGATGCTTGAATTAAAAAACGACGAAGGAAATTTAAATTTGGGTCGGGAAACTGCCGAAAACATTAGGGAAATTTACTTTGTCAGCAGAGACTTCCGAAAAATCTCAAAAGTTCTGGCAGAAACGGTTCAAAAATATCCTGACTATAGAATGACTTTTGAAATCTATAAGGATAAGTATTGGCAATCATTCGAACGATACGGAATTCATTAA
- the paaD gene encoding 1,2-phenylacetyl-CoA epoxidase subunit PaaD, which translates to MINQANLLEILSQIPDPEIPVINIVELGIVREAKMISDNEVEIVITPTYSACPAMFNIEEDIIKLFKEKGIQAKVITKIAPVWTTDWITDEAREKLRVYGITPPEKGNHEDHLNVPKKCPRCGSTNTKQISRFGSTLCKASYQCNDCLEPFDYFKCH; encoded by the coding sequence GTGATTAATCAAGCAAACTTACTAGAAATTCTTTCCCAAATTCCCGATCCCGAAATTCCCGTTATCAATATCGTGGAACTCGGAATCGTTCGGGAAGCAAAAATGATTTCTGACAACGAAGTAGAAATCGTGATTACACCGACTTATTCGGCGTGTCCGGCGATGTTTAATATTGAAGAAGACATTATTAAACTCTTTAAAGAAAAAGGAATTCAGGCCAAAGTAATCACAAAAATAGCTCCCGTTTGGACAACTGATTGGATTACCGACGAAGCTCGGGAAAAACTTCGCGTTTACGGAATTACGCCGCCAGAAAAAGGAAATCACGAAGATCATTTAAATGTTCCGAAAAAATGTCCAAGATGTGGTTCTACTAATACGAAGCAAATCAGCCGTTTTGGCTCTACTCTTTGCAAAGCCAGTTATCAGTGTAACGATTGTCTGGAACCTTTCGATTATTTTAAATGTCATTAA
- a CDS encoding four helix bundle protein codes for MENNFQEKDNIIRSKSFDFSVRIVNLYKILYYERNEKVISKQLIRSGTSVGANIEEGIAAFSKKDFIFKLQISYKEAFESRYWLKLLFKTEYIKQSEFESLLFDVEEIIKIMTVILKSSKENQ; via the coding sequence ATGGAAAATAATTTTCAAGAAAAGGATAATATTATTAGGAGTAAATCATTTGATTTTTCTGTTAGAATCGTCAATTTGTATAAAATTCTTTATTATGAGAGAAATGAAAAGGTTATTTCTAAGCAGTTAATAAGATCTGGAACTTCGGTTGGAGCAAATATTGAAGAAGGAATTGCTGCTTTTAGCAAAAAAGATTTTATATTTAAACTTCAAATTTCTTACAAGGAAGCTTTCGAAAGTAGATATTGGCTAAAACTTCTTTTTAAAACAGAATATATAAAACAATCGGAATTTGAATCTCTCCTTTTTGATGTTGAAGAAATTATAAAAATTATGACTGTAATTTTAAAATCTTCAAAAGAAAATCAGTAA